A genomic region of Metopolophium dirhodum isolate CAU chromosome 1, ASM1992520v1, whole genome shotgun sequence contains the following coding sequences:
- the LOC132936652 gene encoding uncharacterized protein LOC132936652 — MNKAIKIDPIDMSAYSSSSNKHPVAILNEYAAKHHLVPHYTLIHNGSSLSIVSFKYTVNLDKFVAEGEAISKKQAKLLAASNLLKKIINDKPQLLNTDFNECAISPYDNNIKQNAFFTKMNRAIEVDQQDMSAYLSSSNKHPVAILNEYAAKNHLVPHYTLIHNGSSLSIVSFKYTVNLDKFVAEGEAISKKQAKLLAASNLLKKIINDKPQVLNTDFNECAIPQYDKNIKLNYIGKLFDMCLHKNIKLPEYNLVKEEGQDHNKLFTISCHAGQMIETATCKTKKQAKYLAAFQMVNSLMSCDIVVEKCQNVSGSIQAQGKLNTKSWLMKKSITKHSTCEDYHLVLKKTEWKKSDTLNMVVNQYLKNGGLDLPDPYNIFKKIITESKNMHFIFKTEKIKSNFNNYYWCTYALTDVYPHVYGCGVDTNSEMAQDIALKELLIGICILLK, encoded by the coding sequence ATGAATAAAGCCATCAAAATAGATCCAATAGATATGTCTGCATACTCAAGTTCATCAAACAAACATCCAGTCGCTATTCTAAATGAATATGCAGCCAAACATCACCTTGTTCCTCATTACACTCTCATACACAATGGTTCTTCACTAAGTATAGTCAGCTTTAAATATACTGTGAATCTGGATAAATTTGTAGCTGAGGGCGAAGCGATTTCCAAAAAACAAGCCAAGCTTTTGGCAGCTTCAAatcttcttaaaaaaattatcaatgatAAACCCCAGTTATTGAATACTGATTTTAATGAGTGCGCAATCTCTCcatatgataacaatattaaacaaaacgctttttttacaaaaatgaataGAGCCATTGAAGTAGATCAACAAGATATGTCTGCATACTTAAGTTCATCAAACAAACATCCAGTCGCTATTCTAAATGAATATGCAGCCAAAAATCACCTTGTACCTCATTACACTCTCATACACAATGGTTCTTCACTAAGTATAGTCAGCTTTAAATATACTGTGAATCTGGATAAATTTGTAGCTGAGGGCGAAGCGATTTCCAAAAAACAAGCCAAGCTTTTGGCAGCCTCAAatcttcttaaaaaaattatcaatgatAAACCTCAGGTATTGAATACTGATTTTAATGAGTGTGCAATCCCtcaatatgataaaaatattaaacttaactaTATTGGAAAATTGTTTGATATgtgtttacataaaaatatcaaattgccTGAGTATAATTTAGTTAAAGAAGAAGGACAAGAccataataaactatttactatCAGTTGTCATGCAGGTCAAATGATTGAAACAGCAACATGCAAAACCAAAAAGCAAGCCAAATATTTAGCCGCTTTTCAAATGGTAAACAGTTTAATGTCCTGTGACATTGTAGTAGAAAAGTGTCAGAACGTATCAGGCTCCATACAAGCCCAAGGAAAGCTCAATACGAAATCATGGCTGATGAAAAAATCTATAACCAAGCATTCAACCTGCGAAGATTATCATTTGGTTCTTAAAAAAACTGAATGGAAAAAATCAGATACATTAAATATGGTTGTtaatcagtatttaaaaaatggtgGATTAGATTTACCTGAtccttataacatttttaagaaaattatcactgaaagtaaaaatatgcacttcatttttaaaaccgaaaagattaaatcgaattttaataattattattggtgtacttATGCTTTAACTGATGTATACCCTCATGTTTACGGTTGTGGTGTGGATACAAATTCTGAAATGGCCCAAGACATTGCTTTAAAAGAGTTACTCAttggtatttgtatattattaaaataa